CCGGTAATTGAACCGTTCGAACCCGCATTGTATGTCAACGTGTAAGTGTTAATTGCAAAGTTCGCGGTTACCGTAATATCGCTCTGGACGTTCATATCTGTCCGTGGATTATCGGTAGATGCATCACTCCAATCTACAAAGTGATAACCAGTATCTGCAACTGCTGTTACTGCGCTTCCGTCTGAACCATGATTCACTGTCTGCGGTGTCGTTCCGGTAATTGAACCGTTCGAACCCGCATTGTAAGTTAATATGTAGCTGTTGATTGAAAAGTAAGCATCAATCGTGTGGTCAGTTACAACTGAATAAAATGTATAACTTCCCGTGGAATCTGTTTTTACTCCATCAACTACAACACTATCTATGTGGTAACCAGCATCCGCAGTGATTACGAAAATTTGGTCGGCCGGTGTTGGAATACTCACTGTTCCCGACGGCGAAATCGTTCCTCCTGTGCTAGCGGTTGCATTGATAGTTGCACCACCGGCATAGGTTATGCTTGTCACTACTACAAGCATCATAACTATTATTAAAAATTTGTTCATTTTTATCCCTGTAATTAATTGTTGAATTATGTATATATCATTGATGTAATATATACTTATTTTATTAAAAATCTCCTATTAAAACCTTACTCCGACCGAAAAGTGTTGCGTCATATCCAAAATTCCGAATTCCTGATACGCATAGTTAACGTTGACAATAAAACTTGTTGAAAACTCATGTTTCAATCCCAAACCAAGCGTCAATCCTTCTTCAGTGTTCTCAAGCAGTAAGGATTTATATCCTGCTCTGAGCATAACATTCTCGTTGAAGGAATATTCTGCTCCAAGATTCAGTGACTCGGCATTGTCATTCGGATGGGTTGCATCAACAGCGACAGTCAGACGGTTCATGTCGTTCAACATAAAATCTTTTGCTAATCCAACACGGAACATGAGAGGAAGGGGATAGTAATCAGTTTCCAACGATACAAGATTCCTGTCGTTGTTTCCGTAGACATCAGGATTACTATCATATAATCTCAACAAATCTTTCCCGCTCATTTTCATTTCGGTTCCGAAGTTTGAAATTGAAGCGCCGATTCTCAAACCATAAATATCCGAGATGAACAACGTACCAACATCTACAGCAAAACCGCTTGCCGATGAATTCCAGATATTTTGATTGATGTACTTCATTGTCAGACCAAGTGAAAAACGGTCGGTGAGATTATACCCGTATGAAAGTCCCAATGCAATATCAGTCGGACTATAAAATTCGCCAGTTCCATCCTGCTCATTGATGGTCGTAACTTCGATGTCACCATAATCAATGTACGTTAAATTCAATCCGACCGTACCAATATCACCCATTGTCACCATTGCACCTACCCAATTATAATTGATGTCGGCAAACCATTTTGTGTGTGAGAACATCACTTCATTTGCGCTCACCCGAGCCGCGCCTGCAGAATTCCAATAAAGTGAAGTTGCATCATTAGCCGTAGCAACAAACGCTCCGCCCATTGAAATAGCGCGCGGACCGATTGCAATATTCAGAAACGGCGCCGCAGTAGAACCTACTTTGGTTTGTCCAACAAGCATAGTTGAACATATCAATACGAGAATAAGAATATTTTTCATGGGTTGTATATTTTTCGATGTAATTTCATTGTTCATTTCGGTTCCTCACATTATTTTATCAACGCAAACTTACCCGTCTTCGTCCCAATTTCGGGCGCTTCCACGACGAAAATGTAGACACCATACGCCGCATCTAAATTTTCTTCCGTGCGTAAATTCCATTTCACATCACCAACCGAGAGATAATCGTGTGTCAATTTTCTGACCAATTCACCTCGTACGGTGAAGATGGAAATTGTAGAACCCGGAGGAACATGTGTGAACCTGATGAATCGTTCACCACGGCCGCTTTGTTGGAGTGAAAGCAACCTTGGTTCCAAATCATGCATCACCACATACGGATTCGGGACTACTTTAATCTCGTCTAACAACGTTGCGGCTTTCGGTTTATCAATGTGTGGACCGACCATTGTAAAGGTGTATGAATCATACGTACTGAAAGGCTTCAAAGTATAGATACTCAACGTACCTGTTTGTTCGATGGGGACAACTGATTTGTAATTAAAATTAACACGCCATGTACGATATTTTTTCCCATTAATAACTTCTTTAAACCAGATATTATGGATGACACTGATTGAGCCGGTTGTGAAATAAACGACATCAATGTAATTACCTGTAGTCAGATTTTTCACTTTGAATGTAATAGGTATCGCAGGCTTTCTGTTTGTGGATGTATTCGGATAAAGGGTATCTGCTACAGAGGTATCTACGATTGTGTTGTAAAATTCGAATTGGTAATTGTAAGGTACACGACGTCCATTATAGGTGCTAGCCCGGCCTGTCTCTGCCCAAAAGAATGGAGCAAATGTATACTGTTGAAAATCAGTTAATAATGCCCCTTCAAATTTTGATTTGAGGGTGTCTTTAATGATTTCTTTGTCATTCATCATCTGCACTTTAAAGCCATCTTTAATCAGAGTATTTCCAGAGTATGTTGTATCGTGTGCAATCAATGTATCATATCCTGCAGTAAATGTTGATGCAGTAGAAAAATAAGACTCTCCATTTATCGTAATAGTATCGTTAACCGGAACTGTTACTGAATCTCCGGGTGAAACAATTTTTGTTTCTCCTGTTGAGTTGATGAGTACTGTATCGGGTGTTGTGTTGTCAACTAACGACCAATTTAAAGTATAGTGTTGTACACCTGAATCTTGAAATACTATTTGGTATTTTTTCCCATCTATAACTTTTTTGTCATCTACAATTTCCACCCACGCGTTCCCAGTTGCACGGAACCCATCTGCCTTTGTCAAATTGGATGGCTTCGCTTCAACATAACCAATTGGCGGTGCGCCGGGAGTTATGTAGCCAGTGTTATCATCGTTAAGGATTTCTCCCGTGTTCGTCTGGAAAATAAACTTTGAATTTTCAGACGGGAAAATGTTGAGTTTGGAATCTCCGCCATCGTACGAAACGACCGCGTAAAAATATCTCTGCCCCGGAACAACTGTCGAGTCAACAAATTTATTCATAATTCCCGTGTTGCTTCCAAGCCAATACGTTGTACCACCAACCTGCGCCAGCAACTCGGCTGATGGTGCGAAGTATCCTGAAATTGTATCTTTTAAGTCGAACTGTGCAATTGGTTTATCGAAGGCAAGAACACCTTTCGCATCGGTAATTTGCCGTGCATCCCTGAAACCAACATCCGTCGCGCGGTAAATTTTATAGCCCTGAAAATCTTTTTTCTTCGTGATGAAG
This Ignavibacteriota bacterium DNA region includes the following protein-coding sequences:
- a CDS encoding PorV/PorQ family protein; translated protein: MNNEITSKNIQPMKNILILVLICSTMLVGQTKVGSTAAPFLNIAIGPRAISMGGAFVATANDATSLYWNSAGAARVSANEVMFSHTKWFADINYNWVGAMVTMGDIGTVGLNLTYIDYGDIEVTTINEQDGTGEFYSPTDIALGLSYGYNLTDRFSLGLTMKYINQNIWNSSASGFAVDVGTLFISDIYGLRIGASISNFGTEMKMSGKDLLRLYDSNPDVYGNNDRNLVSLETDYYPLPLMFRVGLAKDFMLNDMNRLTVAVDATHPNDNAESLNLGAEYSFNENVMLRAGYKSLLLENTEEGLTLGLGLKHEFSTSFIVNVNYAYQEFGILDMTQHFSVGVRF
- a CDS encoding InlB B-repeat-containing protein produces the protein MNKFLIIVMMLVVVTSITYAGGATINATASTGGTISPSGTVSIPTPADQIFVITADAGYHIDSVVVDGVKTDSTGSYTFYSVVTDHTIDAYFSINSYILTYNAGSNGSITGTTPQTVNHGSDGSAVTAVADTGYHFVDWSDASTDNPRTDMNVQSDITVTANFAINTYTLTYNAGSNGSITG